The sequence CGATTGCGTGCGCGGCCGCGGGAGATCGGGATCGGTTCGACGGGGTGGCCGAAACGCGTGCCGAGGTCGCGGAGGAACGCTCCGGCTGTGGCGTGCGGGTCGCCGAGGCGCACCAGCAGCCGGAAGAGAGGGTTCGAGACGCGGCCGCGCTCGGTGATCGTCAGGACGGTCCCCTCACCGTCCGCTGCCAGCTCGTACGTCCAGCTCCCCGAGAACCCGAGGCCGGCATCCTCCGGAATGCGGGTCACGAGGCGTAGAGGAGGCTCCTCGACCTCGACGACCATCGGGATTTCGTCCCACTGGCCAGCCACCACGAACACCGGCCGGCCGTCGCGCGCTGGTTCCGGGCGCACCTCCTTGACGGCGCTGTTCCAGCTCGCCC comes from Acidobacteriota bacterium and encodes:
- a CDS encoding SRPBCC family protein translates to MRKVSLIAAAILGGIVVSLLGAGLLLPAEHVAVTRARFDAPPEELFPVIADLGSWASWNSAVKEVRPEPARDGRPVFVVAGQWDEIPMVVEVEEPPLRLVTRIPEDAGLGFSGSWTYELAADGEGTVLTITERGRVSNPLFRLLVRLGDPHATAGAFLRDLGTRFGHPVEPIPISRGRARNREPVA